agggttgtcaggtctgtgctggaaaatatctggagactttgagggtggatccaggagagggtggggtttgaggagcacTTCAGCACGGTACAATCCcagagtccaccattcaaagcagccattttctccaggggagctgatctctgccagctggagatcacttgtaaaagcaggagatctccaggtcccacctggaggctggcaacccttgatCATCCAACATCCCTCCTggggtgtgtgcctttaaaccGGATTAAGGGCAATGCGGGTCGAGCGGCCCTTGTTGCCTTCATTCTCCGGCCTGAGCTTTGCAACCAGGGGGCGCTGCATGCTACTCAGGCTTGGTTCCTTCCGCTTTCTCGCTCCTCTGAGGCCGGAAGGACGGGGAGGAGAGGCGCTCTGGTTCTCTTCCTCTCTATGGTCCGGCGCGCAAGCCGAAGAGGGCTGACGTTGGACAACAAAGATGGCGGCCGCGGGAGGGAGCAGCTGCAGCAACTACTGGGAGGGTGAGGGAGAAACGCTCGggcggggagagaagggaagtcgcggggaggaggaagaacacattttgtgaggggggggggggagagacgggGTTGGCAAGGGCCTGCCGAGGAGGCAGCAgcgaccctgggggggggggtctcatggCTCGCGCGGGGAGAAGGCCTGAGGTAGACCCCATGCCCCTTGAGGGAAAGAGGGGCCCCTGGGAATACGGGGCAGGATTGGTCGGAGAGGAAGGTTGTGCTTtgaggaagaacataagagaagccatgttggatcaggccagtcgcccatccagtccaacactctgtgtcacacagtggccaaaaaagaaaggaggttcacaagtggggctagaagccgaGGGAGAATTTAAAACTCCCCgagggatataatattaagaggtGGGAATACTCTGTCTAGATCGCTTGCCACGGCGCAAAATTGTCAAGGGGCATCATCCGAGGAGCAGGAAGTAGTAGACCAGTAGAAGAGTAGAACGGTCTTTTTGCCTGCTTAAGTTTCACCGTGCCCTCCTTCCGTCCAAGGAGGGAGGATTTTGAAGGGTGTCGTTTGAGGGGAGAGAagatagggagggacagtggctcagtggtagagcatgtccttggtaagcagaaggttcaatccttggcatctccaactaaaaagggtccaggcaaataggcgtgaaaaacctcagcttgagaccctggagagctgctgccagtttgagtagacaatactgacttggatggaccgaggggggcggggtctgattcagtttaaggcaacttcatatgtttcACAAAGGATTATAGTTGCATGAGCCACCTCTGAATGCTGGCTTCTGGCCCCTAAACAGGGTGACCTGTAGAGAGGAATAATTGTGAGACACGGAGGATCAGGCTTGAGAGTTGTGGAGGGGTATGGCATTCTATAGTTCTTTTGCCACAAAGAGGAGGAATTAAAAGGGGATTGTCAAAAAGGCAGAGAAGGTTTCTAAAATACTGTGGTGTGGTGCTGTAGGTGAGCCCTAATCTGTGAATAGGGTCGTTTGTGCTGAAGAACGGATTATTAAAAAGACAGAACATCGGAATGGGGGGAAAGATCCATATGTGTGTAGAAAAGAAGCTAATATACACACCATGTTGATGCTTCCCCAAGAGGGAGTGTGATGAATACACGTGATGAATACAGCAAAGGCTCTTAGCAGCATCACACCACTGTACTATTTTAAGTCTCCCAGGGCGGTTGTTGCTTCTTGgttgctttatttttcttttcttcttttctgtaaTGACTTTGCCTTCAGTCCAATCAAAATGAAGTTCAAGTCTTTGATTGCAGTCATATCTTGCTTGGGTGTCTCCTGTTCTGACTTTTGAATTTACTTTTGAAATTTAGTTTGTAAACTCTTTGGAGCAGAGACCTTTTCTTTCTCTGTGGACTGATGTTACTGTTAAGCACCATGCCTTATCCTGAGtcagggaactgatctgtgtagctGTTACTGGCAGTTGCTCTGCAAGGTCTTAAACAGGCATCTTCCATGGGGCTGTTTTCCTGGGATCCTTTTATCTAAGTGTATTGGGAataaacctggaaccttctgcatgcaaagcagctggTTTACCACTGAACTGCATCTACTACTGTTTCTCTTTCTGCATAAAAGTGATACTTTGAGAGCCTGCATGGCATAGTAGTTAGGAGtgacagactctgatctggagaaccgggtttgagtctgCATTCCTCTAtatgaagccagttgggtgaccttgagtcagtcacagttttttcagcgctctctcagcccaaaaaaTAAGTCTAAGTTGCTATGTAGTGGTGCATAACAGTAAAAAGGCTAGAACTTCAGGCTGCTAGACAGGCAGAATCTCCTGGCTTTATTACACACAATTCcatataatgatgatgataattatTGCTCCTTTGTTTGTTGCTTTCTTCTATCCCACATATTAAGTTACAAAAGCAGTATATTTTTTTTCTGAGAATCTGTGATGGCTTGTATATTATTTGTTGTGTATTGCAGACTAATAAGCCAAATAGTGTTTTGCAGAAATTACCTGAAACTTCTCATTTTCCACACTGGGGAGGGATACAAGGGGAAGTACAGATcaactttctgtctctctctctctgaactcTCATTGTACAGATCTGCGGAAGCAGGCTCGGCAGCTCGAGAATGAGCTGGATCTCAAACTCGTGTCCTTCAGCAAACTATGCACCAGCTATAGCCACAGCAACTCCCGAGAAGGAAGAGCTGACAGATATAGGTGCTTATGCTCCCttagttgtttttgttttaaatgtgaAATGTCCTTTTAAAAACTTTGAACATTCGTGGTCTCTTTGTTACTCCTTTGTTGCCTGTTTGCTTGCTAGATATTCTGggctttaaactattttaaaaagcctAGTTTCAGGAGGTGTCAGCCTTATTAGGCTGTACCTCAAGAAAGCTGATGCCGTAACACATTTGTGAGGATTTTGAAAGGCACTGCACAAGGAGTGCCTGATATAGCACTTGTAAGCCATGCTATACTTTAAGGATTGTCCAGTGTTGCTTTCCTTTCCAGTAGGGGAAACGCAGCCAGTTATGTCCGTTTAAGGCCAGGAGAGTACATATATACATGTTTCCTCTGGGCATAAGTGCCACATTCCTGGATCCTTGTCCCAGTGAATGAGAGCATGGAGACTATTTGGCCATCAGGTCCAGTATTTCTCAAACCATTGCCAACGTGGCTCacgagtaaaaaaaaattaaaatgggtcTGAGCCTCAAGGTAAAGTGCAGACTGTTTGTTGTTTCTACCCCGGAACTTCAGAAAAGGCAAAATGAAGAAAAACTGGGTCAGAAGCTCTTTCTTCATTTCCCTGATCCACTTGGTGACTTTTGAAAGCCATGATGGCTGCTGTTTGGGGAGGTGGGACTTGGCAAGTGTGAACATGTAGTCTCTTGGCTGGGTGTTAAAAGAGCTCCTTGGCTTTTCTGTGTGCACCGTGTGGCTTTTGGAGGTTTGAAGTACACTTTCCTGTTCATTTCCCTCTTGCTTGCTTCTTGTTCGCCACTCAGCTCTGACACAACTCCTCTCCTGAATGGGTCAAGCCAAGATCGAATGTTTGAAACAATGGCTGTGGAAATTGAACAGCTCCTGGGGAAGGTAAGTGGGATTTTGGTCTGGTAAATCTCCGGTGTGTCACGTGACGCATATGAGCTTGTTAACATTAACAACTGTAGTGCTTCAAAAGTGTTCTTTGAGGATACACGATGGATTTCAAGTAATACCATCTGCGTTTTATTGTTTGCATTGGGCCCTAAAGGGAATGTGCTTCCTTGAGAGGTGCCCTCTTTGTTTCTTAGTTTTAGGAGGCTGAACTCACTGCTACTGCGCTGTTGTTATGGAGCCCTTTACTATTTGCAAAAAAGTAGACATATGGAAAAATAGGAAAATATTGGGGAGAACTGAAAATCAAGAActgtgaaatattttctcttcgAATGAGTGAAATGTTTTTGAAGACAAGGTTCTGCTCATTCAAGATGAAACATTTTTGTGGTAGACAGGCACAGCATTAGCTAATTTCTTGTAGGCATACAGAATCTCTTCAAGAATTTGTTTGAAAGTGAATAACATCAATAATAACAGTACGTTCCAGATAATCACTTTTTAAGTGTTCGGTATTATGAAATTTAACTTGGTGTTGAAATTATGCTGGTAGTCTTACCTGTTGTGACTCTGAGACTGTTTATTCAAACAAGGCACTTTGTGCTTTACTGCAACATTTTTCTGatttcagcttttatttttttccctatgTCTCAGatggaaaaaattaaaatagatGTGCTAAGGGAGCATAAGGTGCAGCAGTTCGCAGTGTTCTCTCAAGATACCAGTTATATTGACAGTTTAGCTTGAAGAAGACTTAAGACTATTAAATTCCATAAATGTGCCAGTTGGTAAAATTTAAACAATGTTATAAAAATGCATTGTATGTTAATGCAGCAAAATAAATTCAGGtttgatataaaaataaatatgaatATACTTCAGTTTTCCCCCAAATATAATTTCTCTTGGTTTGCCATGGCATCAACACTTCTTGAAATTTATATTTCAGGTTAATAATCTGCAGTTTGGTCTTGTAGTATTAGTGGTGAAGAGGTGGAACATTAAATGTTCTTATCTCTGCTTTGAACTCATTGGTTTAGGACAGCCATTCTATGTGCGTTCAGACATTATGATAATTATGGCATGGTTACTACACAAAGAAATCTCTTGGTTGGTCTGTCAGCAATGAGTAATAATCCCAATTTATGCAGAACCCCTAACTtcccagcttccttccttcctctctaccTCCTAGCAGACAGGACTTCTTCCTATTGTCTCTGGAGCCATGTGAAAGTGTGGGGGTGGTGCTATTGAACAAACTCATTTGTGAATTCAGATGCTACAGCAGGCCACAGTTAGTACAAACTGTGGATGACAATCCAGCTAGAAGCCCTAGTTTGTAATTCTGGTTAGGTTCCGCTGCCAACTACCCTGCATTTCATTTAACTATCACAAGTAGATGAGATCTGTTCAAATCATGTTTTTAAACTACTATTGTAAGCAGCCTTGGACCATGAGGAAAGGCATAATATAAATGTTTCAGTAAATATTGTATGTCTGAACAAAGTCTGTGTCTCAACAGCTGGAGGATAATGACATAGCCTGCTATGCAGTGTTGTTATAAACACTATGGAGACTTCTTCGGCTTTAGTTTTACTAAAATGGGCTTTAGACACATGACAGATTACACTGCAGTACTTTTGGTGTGCTAGGAATGATGGGTCTGAGCATCTCCTTTGAAACTGCTTGATGCAAGTGGCCTTTCTGATCAAACACGGCCTTAATGTTTCTATCAAACACGGCCTTAATGTTTCTTACAAGTTAGTTGAGTCATTTTGTGCCCTCTGTCACAGCTTACAGGGATCAATGACAAAATGGCCGAGTATACGAACAGTGCAGGAGTGCCATCCCTGAACGCAGCTCTGATGCATACCTTGCAGCGGCACAGAGACATCTTGCAGGTAAGAAATGTAGAATCTGGCTTGCATATTCAGCTTGATCAGGGCCAGATATATATTCTTCTCTGTCTTTCAAGGGGATACATTGCCTTTCTTCtgtttctttgggtttttttctctgCATGGTGTAAACCTATCCCACCAAGACATCCAGATCTGGGTCTCTCTTTATTTCAGAGAATCATTTAAAATGGTCTTAGATTCTTCCTTGTGTTGTCGGGAGTAAGTGTACAATCTGCCTGGAAATTGCCCAGAATAAGAGCTGTTGAAATGAGTGGGACCTGCCCAGAGGGGTTTTTTATTCCTTCTTTGATAAACTAAGAAAGCGGGATCACTCCATAAAACTATTTTAGGAATTTATTTTGGTGCATGATTCATGGTTGTCATAGAGAACTCACTTGAACAGTTctgtgttgtttaaaaaaaaaagctttgacaaattcatggagggaacgattgaacatatgaagctgccttatactgaatcagactctgggtccatcaaagtcagtattgtcttctcagactggcagcggctctccagggtctcaagctgaggttttcacacctatttgcctggacccttttttggagatgccggggattgaacctgggaccttctgcttcccaagcagatgctctaccactgagccaccatccctcccctgagccaccgtccctcccctaattatcAGTGGATTCTAACCAGAATTGCAATATAGAAGCCCCAATAATCAGAGGCAGTATATTCTGAGTACCTTATGCTGGGTCTAGATGAAATCATCTTTCATGAGAATTTCCCAGTGTCAAAAGTCAGAAGCAAAACACAGGACAAGATGAATCATTGGTCTTGTTCCACAACGTATTCTTCTTTCGCTTCCATTGATTTTGACAGGGTTTGGTCAGGAGAGGTTCTTAATTGATTGCGCCATCATGGGGAGTCCCAGACATGGGGGCCATTTTAATTGCAGCCTCCTGTTCAGCTCGTAGCCCACATCTGTTAGCACAGACTGGGTCTTCACTGAGCCAAACAGTCACCAATAGCCTTGATTCTTGTATTGAATTCTGTACCTGGTTGATATCTTGGAAGATTCTGGCAAGATGCTTTACTGACTAGTGACATATTTTGGGCCTTGATGCCAAATTAGGCCAAATTTCTTCATTGGGATTGCGCAGAGGACTCAAGGTGATTTAAATACTTGTTTTCTTACAGGACTACACACATGAATTCCATAAAACCAAAGCAAACTTCCTAGCAGTACGGGAAAGAGAGAATCTTTTGGGGTCAGTCCGGAAAGATATCGAGTAAGTTCTGGGGCTGATTATAGTGCGGAACATTAGACTTTGCCCTCAATAAGGGAGGAGTATAGTTTTATAGCCCAGTTCCTCCTCATTTGAAGTTATTTGCTTTACAGTTCAGCAGAATGCAAAACAGTATATAGTAAAAAATGTTACctcttaagctgtggagtcttgtaagcagaaattctactttgtgagcttctagcattaaatgttgtgagctgctgcataaattagtttgctctggggccatttttcatgagctaagacaaaaatgtgtgcgctggaggctaaaaaactgtgagcttgctcacactaactcagcttagaggaaacactgatagTAAATTCTTTGGTAATCAACCTCATTGGGCAAATGGAGTTGCTGGTGAACCAAAAATGCTAACTAAGCTTGTGCTGAGTCATGGCTGGGAGTCTGGGACCCAATACCTGCTCTTCCGTAGCCTAGGAACAGATGAAGGAGAAGCAGGCAGCAGCTCctagcaggcccatagccatgcctcctgccccctccccccggcaGCACTGCAAATGGGACGCAGCCACAAAATATACTTCCTGTCTTATACCACTGATCAGCTCTTTGGCAGGTTGGAATTTGAATAATGGAACTctatagggcagaggtggccaaacttgcttaacttaaaagccacatagaataaacatcaggtgtttgagagccgcaagatatgaacatgGTCAGACTTGCTCTGGCCCGCCAGCTCTTAGGACACCGACCATTCCCCAGTCCTATTCACTGTGCAGTTATATGTTATTACAcctacagagagagggagagcacatcaggcaagaataaaagcatccTTGAGCTGCTGGCACAACATCTTATTTTAATTGATCTTTGATGGTAATAAATTGAACTACTAAATAACTAGAACTATTCgtttcctgatttttttcttgaaagtgaTATATTTTGGCAAGCATTTGGCAATCCTTTGATTGAAATAAATTAgaaagagagaagtggaaagaaagaatggaagaggtgaaaagagagagagcaaatagatgggggcagTAGGGGggatggaagggagagaggaaggaaaggagaaagaggtggaaagaaagcaaacatggtggagggagggagaggtggaagtaaaacacctttaactttaaatgtgttctccaagccctccacaccagctggcttggagaagtgaagtgatttaaagagccagatgctttctccaagtcaggtgatgggggcttcaagagccacacaatatttgtgaaagagcacgTGTGGCTtttgagccacaatttggccacccctgctataggactTGGCACTTTAAATCCCCTTCCCCTGCTGCCCCATAGCTGATTGGTAGCAAGGAGGAGTGGTGGGATCTTGACCATGGGCCCTGCCCAGTTTTCCTTTGATAGCACGAAGCAGCAGCTGGTGTGCTGGTTCACAGAGTTCTCGGATTAACCATGTGATGGATAATACAGCTTTTACTTTATTGAAATTAGACCACTTAAGAGCAGAACAGTTTGGTGCTGGCATACCTCATCTGTTGCTTTGAGGGGCTGTCGTGGTTATGAAGCTGAGCTCTGGGTCACACATGGGAAATTATGGGATGATACAATGGACTTACACCagacttttgtttgttttggaatgCTGCTCTATCTTAAACTCATGAAACAGGCAAAAAGACTGGGGAGGGGATGAAACTTACTCTTAGTCTTCTGGTTTTCTGTTTCCAGGgagattttgtttgttttaaatgcaaACTGTGAACTCCAAAACTTCCAGCGTAGGCTTCACCAGAGCTCTGAGTTCTCTGGGTGGCTGTTGGCAAGAAGTCCCTCTTAATAGAAGAGTCATACCCTTTTCCCTGGGGTGCTTTTTGGGACGCCCGTCTGTGTGCCAAAGAGCTCAGCCTGAAGCTTCAGGAACTGCTGTACAGATCTTCCCTTAAAAAGTATTCTGAAATTCAAAGTGGAAGTTTTTCTCTTTGCTTCAGTTTGGAAACTTCCCTATCTCTTTGGCAAACCGTGGGAATGATTTCTGGGTGCAGATTTCCCTCGTGTGATTTACCATTCACTTTTACTGCAGCAAGCTTGGGATTGCAATGGCTGGTTTGTTCAGAAAAGATCCTTTCtagcaagctgctttggttctctGTATCACCCACCTCTTTGGTTTCAGACAAGCACCAGGCCTTCAGGGGACCATAACATGTTTAGTTGCCTGAGGGGGTATCCCCcaaactctttctctctctcagctgtTTTTGTCAACACGGTAGAGGTCTTCGTCTTGAGGCATGGGTTGGTCAGGGTCTTAGAAGGAAAACAAGATGGTAGTTCTACCCTGGTCTTACTGCTctgttttctaattttgtaattccattttctgCACTGCTTATTATACATTGTGTCCAATTcctttccagagagccagtttggtgtagcgttaagtgcgtggactcttatctgggagaaccgggtttgagtccccactcctccactggcacctgctggagtggtcttgggttagccatagctctcacaggagttgtccttgaaagggcagctgctgtgaaagccctctcggccccacccacctcacagggtgactgttgtggggggagaagaaataggagattgtaagccgctctgagcctctgatccagagagaagggcagggtataaatctgcaattcttcttctttttgcattgTGTTTCTAACTTCTGTACGCCTAGTCCTCTTGCTGTGATGCACCTAAGTTGCTGAGCCAAGAGATAGACAGATGGGGAGAAAAACAGAGAAGGGGCCATTGAAGGGAAAATGGTCAGTGTTGCTGTTCTCAGTAGGACAGGGCAGTGTTAATGAGCCCTTTGCCTGTTTTTTCTAGAAAGGAGCTGATGTATTATGTAGAAAAAgggagtcagtgtggtgtaacgATTGGATGTGGAGTGGTCAGAGCCAGGTTCAAACCCCTTAAGCTCGTTGGGTGGTCTTGGGACAAGCCCAAACTAACTTGAAggattgttttgaggataaaatgaaggcccGGGTGAACTGTGCATGTCACACAGAACTCCTCGGaggaagggcaaaagaaaaacgtAAGGAGGAAGAATTCCGTCAGAATTTCTTTTGCAAGCCAGATAAAAAAAGTTGGTGTGATGAAGAGGGGGCGATTCTTTTGTGGTTGAAGTAGCTCCatgaggaggtggggggagcCACAGGTCACTAAACTCCCTTCTTTGCTGTCTAAATGTGGCCACGCGGATCTCTGTCTGCTTGGGGGTAGTTGAGTCAAGGAGGAACCATCCTTTGTCTTCTGTTTCACTTCTTGTTTTTAACCAACCTTTTAGATCATACAAAAGCGGGTGCGGTGTGAACAACCGGCGAACAGAGCTGTTCCTGAAGGAGCACGAACACCTTCGGAAGTAAGTCTAGTTACTGTTTTCTTTTTGTCGGCACCTTTCTCGGTCTCTCTATGTCGCTAGAAAGCAGATAAAGCCTCAAAATAAAAGAAAGCTTCGGGAGCGAGTCGCAGGGGTGCTGCTAGCTTGCTGCCATCTTACCATCTCAGTGAGAACTTGACCTGGTGCTAACCCTGCAACAATTGTGTCTTCCTCAAAGTGAGCTGGGAGAAAGACGCACTGCCTGCGCAGTAGCTGCCTTTAGTATGAAGAGGCagactgaatcagactcagatATTCACACGTTTAGATAAATTAATAAAAATCATGGCTCTCAAAGAAAAATTCAAGGAAGACGGCGAGAGGTCTGTAAGCATCTGCTAAAGTGATCgtggttttgtttttattaagaAGTATTCTTAATTGGCTGGGATGGAATATTCAGAATTCAGCTCTTAACGGTCAGTGAATCTAAATCTCTGCGTGCCGAGAAATATTAGGACGTGGATGCCTGAGGTGGCAAAGGCCCTGCTTTGTGCTGTACCATGGCTGAAATGAACCTCACAAGGAACTATCTCTTTAAAAGCTGGACTTGCCATAGGTCACATGGGGCAGATTTAGAAGCAGTCACCGCTGCCCTCAATCTGTAATGCTTAGGTGACAGTGTGAGATTTTGGAATCTTGAGTAGGGAGATCATGGAGCTTCCGGTTCTGGCCAATGAGGGAGGACGCCTGAGTTGCAGGGCTGCTTGTTTGGAacagtattttaattttatttaataccCATTCAGTCACTTATAGCCTATCTTGTATGGAATTTTTAAGTGAACTGTTTATCTTCCGTGCAAGTAGGGAGAACTTGTACGTGAGTGTTTATCAGCACGTCTCCTGCTCTACAACAGACTCTTCTATCTAATCATGGTAGATGCTAATCTAACAGTATTTGATCATGCACAATAATATTACGTAGTCCAGTGCAGAATGGAGCAAAGGGAAATCTTAGTGATCGGCTCCCTCTTTACATTTAGATCAAAGGAAATAATCAAGGAATAGTCTTAGAAAAGTCTGGGTTCTATGAGTAGTTCGGTGATTCTTTAGGAGGCATTCAAATCCGTCAGCAGGGGCCTGTTAGTTAACGTGGCTTTAGATAAGATTAAGTCAAAGAGGACGAAGAAATGAGATGGTTAGGCAGACCCCAATCATTGGAGGAAAATAAGGTTAATAATTGGGAAGATAGTTAAAATCAGCTGCCAGTTGCGCATGACCAGTTGGATCTAGTGGATAACTTTTTTTAAGGACCTGTATCGAAGTTCTGGCAGCTATGAACATTTGATTGTATCAGAGAGTGGGGCAGGCCTTGATTCTGGCTTAGCCCTCCACAGGGGAAAACAAGCTGTAGTACCACATGACTCACCAGTGCTtggaagatctcccagaattacaagcccagactacagagatctttTCCCCTAGATCTGCTCTGAAAACTGGGTTCACTGGCATGggagtccctctccttcccaaactcttccctccccccccccccaagttctgtGCCCAGATATCTGGGAACTTCTCAACTCAGGGTCGGCAACCCCGCTCATGGCTGGCCAAAGGCACTGGGCTCTTTAGAGGGTCCCCACCTGTTTGTCCTCTGTGGTTCTTGAAGAAGActgcaagaagaagactgcagatttataccccacccttttctctgaattagagactcagagcggcttacaatttcctgtatcttctcccctgtgaggtgggtggggctgagagggctctcacagcagctgccctttcaaggacaactcctgcgataactatggctgacccaaggccattccagcagctgtaagtggatgagtggggaatcaaacctggttctcccagataagagtctgcacacttacccactacaccaaacttgcttccACAGATTCTTGCTTGGAGGAGGGGTGTCATTCTCTTGGCTGGCGTCTGATGGATTGTGGGCATAGCTGGACATTAAACACAAAATCCAAAGAGAGATGTCCCATTCAGGTTGAAATATCTCTCATCTACCTAGTTtctggaaataatttttttttaacatgcctTGAGTAAAATTCGGGACAGCCACTAGGCtgtggtgggtggaggagaggatGCATAGAATGGTTGGCCTCGTATCTCTTCAAGTGAGTAGCAGTGCTGGGGATTAACTACTGAAAGATACTAGCTGGTGTCCAAATCCAAGATCAGAGGCTGCTGAAATTTACTTTGTGCAGGCATGCACAAGGGGGCACCATTTCCCTGTAAGTTCCCTCTTCTAAATAAAGTTTTGTCATTCTAAAGTGGAAGGTGCCCAAAAACTGCTTCCAGGAAATGGCTGGCTTTGTCTGCTTTTTGATGCCAGGCTAAGGAGTGGGCTAGAAACGTGTGTCCCGTGGTTTCCTTTGGCTCCGCAATAGCCTTCTGTTGGTGCCTGGGAGGCTTGCAGATTCACACTGGGTAACTTTTGCTCAGTTTGTCCTGTCGTGGTTAAAATAGTAATGGCTTCATGTTGTTGTTAAATTCCAGATAAGGGAGTGTTAAAGTCTTGGAGCTGAATGCTGGCCTTCCAAGGATCATGTGTCCACTGGTGGAACATGCTCTGTAAAATGCTGTGGGTGTAACCTtggtgccctgacctgaatagcctaggctagcccaatctcctgAGATctggggagctaagcagggtcagccttggctgaCATTTgggtgggaaacctccaaggaataccagggtcatgacggtggcagtggcaaaccacctctgaacgtcacttgccttgaaaattcggTGAGGTCTTTGTAAGGTAGCTTCTCGCATACCTGTATTTGAAGCTAAGAGTGTTCTATCTATCTcggaggtgtcaaacatgcggcctgggggccagatcaggcccccagagggctcctatcaagtccacgagcaactggctcttgtctgctcaaggcttgctcaattgcacaggagctccag
The Heteronotia binoei isolate CCM8104 ecotype False Entrance Well chromosome 18, APGP_CSIRO_Hbin_v1, whole genome shotgun sequence genome window above contains:
- the GOSR1 gene encoding Golgi SNAP receptor complex member 1 isoform X2, which translates into the protein MAAAGGSSCSNYWEDLRKQARQLENELDLKLVSFSKLCTSYSHSNSREGRADRYSSDTTPLLNGSSQDRMFETMAVEIEQLLGKLTGINDKMAEYTNSAGVPSLNAALMHTLQRHRDILQDYTHEFHKTKANFLAVRERENLLGSVRKDIESYKSGCGVNNRRTELFLKEHEHLRNSDRLIEETISIAMATKENMTSQRGILKSIQSKMNTLANRFPAVNSLIQRINLRKRRDSLILGGVIGICTILLLLYAFH
- the GOSR1 gene encoding Golgi SNAP receptor complex member 1 isoform X1 codes for the protein MAAAGGSSCSNYWEDLRKQARQLENELDLKLVSFSKLCTSYSHSNSREGRADRYSSDTTPLLNGSSQDRMFETMAVEIEQLLGKLTGINDKMAEYTNSAGVPSLNAALMHTLQRHRDILQDYTHEFHKTKANFLAVRERENLLGSVRKDIESYKSGCGVNNRRTELFLKEHEHLRNSDRLIEETISIAMATKENMTSQRGILKSIQSKMNTLASILSEEPGSASALLTSMWKSVCSCLTLMHFWPRCQRKERGFGLVSSGPAGQFRGNSTLLPTICH
- the GOSR1 gene encoding Golgi SNAP receptor complex member 1 isoform X3 gives rise to the protein MAAAGGSSCSNYWEDLRKQARQLENELDLKLVSFSKLCTSYSHSNSREGRADRYSSDTTPLLNGSSQDRMFETMAVEIEQLLGKLTGINDKMAEYTNSAGVPSLNAALMHTLQRHRDILQDYTHEFHKTKANFLAVRERENLLGSVRKDIESYKSGCGVNNRRTELFLKEHEHLRNIAMATKENMTSQRGILKSIQSKMNTLANRFPAVNSLIQRINLRKRRDSLILGGVIGICTILLLLYAFH